From the Ctenopharyngodon idella isolate HZGC_01 chromosome 3, HZGC01, whole genome shotgun sequence genome, one window contains:
- the LOC127508117 gene encoding WW domain-binding protein 11, which yields MGRRSTSSTKSGKFMNPTDQARKEARKRELKKNKKQRMMVRAAVLKMKDPRQIIRDMEKLDEMEFNPVQQPLLNEKVLRDKRKKLRETFERIVRLYERENPETYKELRKLEVDYETKRGQLSLYFDSVKNAESVEVDSIPLPDMPHAPSSILIQDIPLPGAQPPSILKKSSALGKGSALSAAALAGVPRLPPGRKPPGPPPGPPPPQILQLYTNTRRTEGSGGSDTEMMDTGGRNSDSESDTDDDSDSQDDSGGERDNTDTGARMTADRHDDREEERDRGEKHTGRSVRFADMPPPKDKRKKRVVKTKSITPLQAMMLRMAGQSVPEEEEEDEEEYSDSEESDAEDQGSAEAAPSLANPRLPVPSAPMAAQQPPPHMQAPPITGPPPLGPPPAPPMRPPGPPSGPPPGPPPGAPPFLRPPGLPAALRGPMPRLLPPGPPPGRPPGPPPGPPPGLPPGPPPRGPPPRLPPPAPPGMPPPPPPPRAGPPRMAPPLSLFPPPLNPNVLSAPPSIRQKSPAAPASSSDASQSSSVLPPPARGSALQMPPPPGTTSNPLAPTIEKRANITGGSGPASAQAGGATISAKPQIINPKTEVTRFVPTALRVRRDRAGVASGMERAAGRREDEREQPKHQALTHPSQPERAAPPSMKTKDQMYEAFMREMEGLL from the exons ATGGGCCGCCGCTCCACCTCCTCCACCAAGAGTGGGAAGTTCATGAATCCCACCGACCAGGCCA ggAAGGAGGCGCGCAAGAGAGAGCTGAAGAAG AACAAGAAGCAGAGGATGATGGTCCGAGCGGCTGTGCTGAAGATGAAGGACCCGCGTCAGATCATCAGAGACATGGAGAAGCTCGACGAGATGG AGTTCAACCCGGTGCAGCAGCCGCTGCTGAACGAGAAAGTGCTGCGTGACAAACGCAAGAAGCTGCGCGAGACCTTCGAGCGAATCGTCCGTCTGTACGAGCGAGAGAATCCGGAGACGTACAAAGAGCTGCGGAAGCTGGAGGTCGACTACGAGACCAAGCGAGGGCAGCTGTCGCTCTACTTCGACTCCGTCAAG AACGCGGAGTCGGTGGAGGTGGACAGTATTCCTCTTCCAGACATGCCTCACGCTCCGTCCAGCATCCTCATCCAGGACATCCCCCTGCCCGGAGCCCAGCCGCCCTCCATCCTGAAGAAGAGCTCTGCGCTCGg gaaaggtTCAGCACTCTCTGCGGCCGCTCTGGCTGGAGTTCCTCGCCTGCCGCCGGGACGCAAACCGCCGGGACCCCCGCCAGGACCGCCGCCACCACAGATCCTGCAGCTGTACACCAACACGCGCCGCACAG agGGCAGCGGCGGTTCAGACACTGAAATGATGGACACCGGAGGGCGAAACTCTGACAGCGAGAGCGACACAGATGACGACAGCGACTCTCAGGACGACAGCGGCGGAGAGAGAGACAATACAGACACTGGTGCAAGAATGACAGCCGATCGCCATGACGACAGGGAGGAGGAGCGAGACCGAGGCGAGAAACACACAG GTCGCAGTGTGCGCTTCGCTGACATGCCGCCGCCCAAAGACAAGAGGAAGAAGAGGGTAGTGAAGACGAAGAGCATCACGCCACTGCAGGCCATGATGCTCCGGATGGCAG gtcaGTCTGTCccggaggaagaggaggaggatgaagagGAGTACTCGGACTCTGAGGAGTCGGATGCTGAGGATCAGGGTTCTGCTGAAGCTGCTCCGTCATTGGCCAATCCCAGACTTCCTGTTCCATCGGCACCAATGGCAGCGCAGCAGCCTCCTCCACACATGCAGGCTCCGCCAATCACAGGGCCTCCTCCTTTAGGACCACCTCCTGCTCCACCAATGAGGCCACCGGGACCGCCATCTGGCCCGCCTCCAGGCCCGCCTCCAG GCGCTCCTCCGTTCCTGAGGCCTCCTGGACTCCCCGCCGCCCTCAGGGGCCCCATGCCACGCCTGCTGCCCCCAGGACCCCCGCCGGGCCGCCCGCCTGGCCCTCCTCCCGGCCCTCCACCGGGCCTGCCACCCGGACCGCCGCCCCGAGGACCCCCACCCCGCCTGCCGCCTCCGGCCCCTCCAG GAATGCCTCCGCCCCCGCCTCCGCCCCGCGCTGGTCCGCCCCGCATGGCCCCgcccctctctctcttcccaCCTCCACTCAATCCCAACGTGCTCAGCGCCCCGCCCAGCATCCGTCAGAAGTCTCCCGCGGCGCCGGCGTCCTCCAGCGATGCCTCTCAGAGCTCCTCCGTGCTCCCGCCTCCCGCCAGAGGCTCCGCCCTGCAGATGCCGCCGCCCCCCGGCACCACCTCCAACCCGCTCGCCCCCACCATCGAGAAAAGGGCCAACATTACGGGCGGCTCCGGCCCGGCCTCGGCCCAGGCGGGCGGCGCCACCATCTCCGCCAAACCGCAGATCATCAACCCCAAAACGGAGGTGACGCGCTTCGTGCCCACGGCGCTCCGCGTGCGCAGGGACCGGGCCGGGGTGGCCAGCGGGATGGAGAGAGCGGCCGGCCGGAGGGAGGATGAGCGCGAGCAGCCCAAACACCAGGCCTTGACCCACCCGAGCCAGCCGGAAAGGGCCGCGCCGCCCAGCATGAAGACCAAGGACCAGATGTACGAGGCCTTCATGAGGGAGATGGAGGGCCTGCTTTAG
- the LOC127508181 gene encoding uncharacterized protein LOC127508181 — protein MADKCDLCLLGLIILSSLLTGISGVIENVFISSGENVRLPCNNALSDCKSTTWIHKRFSQSEYVGVIVGGIKNKHTERHERLSLGSDCSLNRKNVTEEDSGLYTCRQYVNGEKQGTDVGVYLHVLHVSVSPSSSSSSSSSQSEISPGRSVTLSCQLYSFAGLSCDRWVRYEGLQLLWVNQAGVNLTTDSRYQISSDHCIITLTTTLLNEDDNREWRCQLTLRNQLKTSVRYTVKYSASETEVSVTAGSLFRVIVIIVEMAVFAAPTVILLQIICARRAGRKDSQHPEEIEMPTILQ, from the exons atggctgataagTGTGATCTGTGTCTGCTGGGACTGATCATTCTCTCTTCACTGCTCACAG GGATCAGTGGAGTGATTGAGAATGTGTTCATCAGTTCTGGTGAAAATGTCCGTCTGCCCTGTAATAATGCTCTTTCTGACTGCAAATCAACTACATGGATCCATAAGAGATTCAGTCAATCTGAGTATGTTGGAGTGATTGTTGGAGGGATAAAGAataaacacacagagagacatgaGAGACTGAGTCTGGGGTCTGACTGCTCTCTGAACAGAAAGAACGTCACAGAAGAAGATTCTGGATTATACACCTGCAGACAATATGTGAATGGAGAAAAACAAGGAACTGATGTaggtgtttatctgcatgttctTCATG TTTCAGTgtctccatcatcatcatcatcatcatcatcctcacagTCTGAGATCAGTCCAGGTCGctctgtgactctctcctgtcaGTTGTATTCATTTGCTGGACTTTCCTGTGATCGTTGGGTCCGTTATGAGGGACTTCAGCTGTTGTGGGTGAATCAGGCTGGTGTTAATCTGACGACAGACTCCAGATATCAGATATCATCAGATCACTGTATCATCACTCTGACtacaacactcctgaatgaagaTGACAACAGAGAGTGGAGATGTCAGCTTACTCTCAGAAATCAACTCAAGACCTCAGTCAGATACACAGTCAAGTATTCAG CATCAGAAACTGAAGTCAGTGTGACTGCTGGATCATTATTCAGAG TGATTGTGATTATTGTTGAGATGGCAGTGTTTGCTGCTCCTACTGTGATTcttcttcagatcatctgtgcaAGAAGAGCTG gGAGGAAGGACTCGCAGCACCCAGAGGAAATAGAGATGcctacaatattacaataa